TCCGCACTGTATCATGAAATTGTTCATTATATCCAGGATGAAATCAATTTCATTTCCGCCTGCAGTTGTTAAGGACATGCTATATTTTCCGTCAAAGAGCTGTTCATGGATAACAAGGGGACATCTGTCAAAGACGGTTTTGAGCTGCGCTGTCACGTTTGTTATGTAGTTCGGGCTGCTCCATATTACACCGTCTGCCTCCAGCAGCTTTGTCAGTAAAGCCGAAAAGTCGTCTTTTATGGAGCATTCGCCTGTTTTATGGCATTTGTCACAGGCTATGCAGAATTTTATCTTCATCTTTGCAACGTCGATAGACTCAACTTCGGCTCCTGCTTCTTCGGCTCCTTCCAGGGCTGCATCCAGCAGTTTTAATGTATTACTGTTCTTACCTCTCGGGCTTGATGATATACCGACTATTTTCATGGTTTTCCCTCTCTAATTCATAAAATTTGTAAAAATAAGAGTACTGTATTTAATTAAAACTTTATTATTGTGCGTTTGGAGAAACTGCAAAGATACAAAAAGGATAGCAGAAAAAGACAAAAAGTTTTCGAATAGATTCGTAATCCTCTTTTAACTTCTTTTTGATTTCATCATCAAGCGGTAAGGTACGATAATGCTCTGAAAATGAAGCAAGACCCGTTTTTTCCAAGCTTTTTCGCGGCTTACAACAGGCTTTTTTCCTGTTTACAAATCCGCATAATTATATCTTTTCCTATTATGAATGCTACAGGTAGCTTTTCAGGAGGCTGCAACCATTTTCCGATTAAAAAGAGATTTTCCGGACCTTTTACCCGCCCTGTATGTGCCATCATTTTTCCTGAATAATCAGTAAAAAGCGGTCAGTAAAAAAGGCATGAAAGCTCCTCTGTAAGCATTACAATACCTTTCATAATTTTTCAGCGTGGCAACATCAAGCACTTTGAGAACTCTTTTTCATTCGGAGGGAGAAAGATAGTATCCTACATTCGGCAGGTTAACGTAATTAGAGATATATATTTTCATATTTCTCTCCCATTAGACTCAATATCTTCCAGTGAATCTCCTCCATATTCAATATTTCTGACTTCATTTTTCCTTTTTTCTGAGAAATAAGTTCTGTAATTCCTTGGAACTTGAAAAATATCCATCTCATTGTAGGTCTTTTTGTTGGTTTCCCTTTTTGATCTGGCACCGTTTCATTTTCTGTTTCTAATTTAATTCTCAGTTTCCATTCTGCAATAGAATAAATCATTAAGCATAGAACCATTATCATGGTTAATGCTTCAATTCTTCCTTTCTTCTTGAGGTAGACTTTCGATATGCTAAATGTATCACTTTTCAAGAATCTGAATCCTTTTTCTACATTGTCCTGTCCTTTGTAATACTTCAGCATCTCTTCAGGAGAAAGACTGATATCATTACTTGCAAGAATGAAAAGTCCCATTTTCTCCATTTCTTTCAAAACAAAAGCATCATTAACCTTTATGATGCCATCAATCCTGAAATAAGTCTTTAATTCTTCATCTTTTGAAGGTCTGCCTTTTTTACCCGATTCACGTTTTTTAATGGATTTCACATCTACCTTTTCAAATGAAACAGAAGGAAAATCTTGAATCCATTTCTCTGCGGCTTTTAATGCATCCTCTTCGCAGAAGAAGTCCTCTACTTTCAGCTTTTTAAAAGACTTCTCTGCTTTTTCTACCTCTTTGTCAAGCTTCGTCCTGAAAGTTCCCTCTTTCTTCTCTTTCATCTTGTGAGAAAGCAACAAAACCCACTTTTGTTTGATTCCGCCATATTCCACAAAGGTTTGATAGAATGAGTACCTCTCATCACTTTTTAGCTTTTGCAGGTTCAGATTTGCAGCTAGCAGTTCCTTTGCCTCGGTAATTGTTGCAGGAACACGACTTATCCAGAAAGACGTCCCTATGTTCTGGATATTATTGTCTGTATAAAAGGAACTATCAGCGACATAGTAAACTTTGCTTTCAGGTCTTAAAACTGATTTGAGAGACGTTATTGCTTCCAGAATTGTGTTTTTGTCTGAAGCATTTCCTGAATGTGTATTCATGAAAAGAGGTATCCCATGTTGATTAACAATCAAGCTCAACACAAATTGTTTGAGATCCCATCGTCCGTTTTTAGGAATTCCAAAAGTAATATCAATAGACTCAGTTTCTTCGTCGTCATAATCACCAAAAACGCTGACACTTGTAGTGTCAGCGTGTAAACAGTGGACAGGAATAGGTAGACGAGCCATAATGTGAAGAGCAATTTCCGTAAACAGTTTTGTAGGGCCATATTTTACGATTCTGTCAAGAGTCTCTCCGATAGCATATTGATTCAGGTCTTCTTTTATTATACCGTCTCCAAAGAGCCTTTCAGTAGAAACGTTTTTGAAAAAATCAGGAAACAGGTACAGACGTTGCCCTATAAAACCAAGGCCATTGAGTACCATGGCAAGGATGCAGACTGAGTGAGGAACATTATGATTCCGTTCTTTAGGAAGTTTCTCATCGATCAGTTTGTCAACTTCAAGTTCTCGGAAAACTCCAGCCATAAGACCGAGGTGACCTAAGAACCTTGTACGTTTTAAGGAGGATTCGACTCTTCTACTGCTGTTTTTCTCTGCCATGGGATTACCAAGAGAGAGATATAAAATTAATGATATTAATTTATAGGTTTACCTGCCGAAAGCAGGTAGTATTATTCAGCCCCCTTATTTTTGTTTTTGAGCTTTTCAAGTAAAGCAGATACTCTTTCTTTAGCTGCTTCCGTTTCCTGAACGTCTCTCTCAATGCTAACGTTCAGAATATCTCCTTCTTTGCTTTCCCGGGGCAGTAGAAAAAGAGGGACGTCAATTTTTATTGACTCGTCGTCCCTTAAAAGCAATACTGCGGTGCAGTCCTCTATTCTGTCGAGAGTAACCTTGAAGTTTTCCATCATTATCTCTCCAGTTCAGATATCAGATTCCCGCTGTTGTCATAAAGATATGCTGTATCTCCGTCATTGTTCCAGACAGGACTTTCCGATCCCCAGTATAATTTCGCCGATGTATCCGTGCCCATTCCTGTATATAGAGTTACGGCAGCCTGAGAGCTCAGTGTATAAGACGAAAAGGTATAGGTGTGTTTACTGCCTTCATCTTCGATTTTCCATCCTTCCAATAAAACAGGTGAGGCATCTCTATTTGTAATTTCTATCCATTCGTCCTTCAGGTTCAGGTCACTGACATAGACTGCATGATCTGCAGAGCTAGAAATTGTCCCTGTTCCGGGCTCACCAGCCTCTTCGGACTTAACTTCTTCTGATTCTGTTTCTCTGGTTATTATTGGAATTGAAGGGCTGTCAGCCCCATTTTCTGAAGTTCCTGTTCCTGTGACCACTTTTTCAGACCCGGTTTTCTGAGTAATTACTGTACAGGTTGACCCGTCTGTTGTAACTGCAATTGTGCCGTCAAGGTCTGTCCTGTAGACCCTGGAAGCTTTCTGCAGCCTTTCAAGGACTTCTTCATGGGGGTGTCCGTAGTCATTGCCTGCCCCGACTTCGATTATGCTGATTCCCGGGCTTACGGAAGAAATAAAGGCCTCTCCACTTCCTGACCGGCTGGCATGGTGTCCTGCTTTAAGAATATCAGAATCAAGGTCGTAGCCTCCACCCATGAGTTTCTCTTCGGTCTCAAGCCCTGCGTCGCCCATAAGCAGGAATGAAGTTTCTCCGTAGCTTACTTTGAGCACAATTGAGTTTTCATTCAGGTCATCGGAGTATTCCTGCCCAGGGTTCAATATTTCAACATCCACGGCAGGGTCAAACTCGATCTCTTTACCTTCCTCTGCTACTTCAAAGGGAATATCCTTTTCATCAATGGTGGTCAGCATGTTCTCGTAAGTTTTTGAGGTATGCGGAAAGCCGCTGTCAACAAAATGCTTAACCTGGAAACTGTTAAGCACTTCATTCATGCCTCCTATATGGTCAGAATGGGGATGAGTTGCAACAACATAATCAATGCCTGAGATGCCCTGATCCTGAAGGTATGCCGTAACAACCTTTCCTTTATCCCTTTCTCCTGCATCTACAAGCATAGTCTTTCCATTGTATTCCAGAAGGATGGAATCTCCCTGACCGACGTCAATAAAATGAACTGTCAGGTTCCCTATTCCCGGATTTTCCCTGGTAACGGGACCATTATCTGTCAGATTGTTTTCTTCAGGTCCGCTGTCCTGATTTGATTCTTCCTGATTTGATTCTGTTTCTTCAGCGTGAACCTGAGTATCTGCCAGATTTTCCTCTCCTGCTTGCTGTGCGCCCTGCAGGGGCTCTTCAGCAGCCTGATCGTCTTTCAGTCCGGCATTTATTCCCACGATAACTATAATAACAAATATTATGCCAAAAATCCAGCGTAATAAACTATTCCCTGACTTCTTTCCTGATTTCGTCAATCCAATCACACCAGTTTTTTACCTACTTTTTTACCAAACAATATAAATAGATTTTATATTAAGCTGCCTTTTATATTTCATTTGAACCTTTTTATTTGCATAATATTATTTAAAAAATCGTCAGGTTATTTAAGAATAAAATGGTTTGATATTGCTGGTCTTGTATTGCTGAAGTGATATTATTGACAAGATGGATATTTCCTGATTAATGGAAAGGTTATTTCCCTTATTATTCTGTAAGTTTCACCAGGATATCACTGATATTTTGTTTTATTATTTTGAAACTGTTTTTCGGAGCCTATTGTTTCAATCCTATCTCCGTTTTAAGATTAAGGCCGTTTTATATATCATTGCATATATTCTACTATAACTAAGAAGAGACGAACGTGGGGGATTAGAAGGTTAACAAGTGTAGTTTCACCTGATGGCATTTCCGGTAACCCTTCAATGCTGACTACTCAGGGAGTTCCTGAATTCTGTTACATAACAATAATCGGGTTGATTTTATTCATGATATTCAAGGAAGTTCTATCACAGTCAAAATTCTGGAGAAAAGATCTGGAAAGTTCTTCGAATATGGTGATTTTACCACTGCTAATATCTTTCAGTGCAATTGTTGCCTATAAAATTGCTGAGATCCTGTAACCATATAGTCATTTCAGTTTTTTCTGCAGTATCATGCACCTTTATTCCTGTTTTAGTCCATTTTTCTCTACTATCAGAAAATTAGAAACTGAAGAATCACTGCCTGCACCAATGAATCTTAAATTATTTTCCTTCAGTAGATCTATTGTATTCCTGAACCCTGAAACTCCCAGGTCCAGGATATGATTATTAGCTATATTTAAAACATTAAACTGCGCTTCTTTAAGAAATTTAACGTTCTCCGGGGGTGCATTCAAAACAAAAGCTTTTTTGGCTTTCTTGCCTTCATCCGATAAAACTACTTCTAAATTTCCAAATAGTATATCTCTATTTTTAAATATCTCCATCATATTTCTAAAAGGGTGTACAGCTCCTTTTGTCTGTAAACAAATATCCCCCACCGCATATAGCTCCAGTAAACTCATGAAGATCACTCTAGATTTTATGAAAATTAATCCTGATCCAGCATAGATTTTCTCAATGCAAACAGACGATTAGCTCCGAACCCACTCCAAGTGTTTAAATTTATACATACTTTGAATAGTGTTAAGCCCGAATTCCAAGTGAAAGGTATACTTCCAAACCTACAATATCGTAGCACTCTCTTCAAAAAGTGGCAGTCAGTCTTTTTGATTAAAGTCATGGTTAACAACCACTAATCTGCGTTTCCCACTCTTGGTGAGTGGAATATCATTTACCTTAAAGTATTCTAAATCAAACCATTCGGAAAACTCTTCTTCCAGTGATGTAATAATTTTTTGTTCGATCTCATCAGAATATTTTTCATTCGGAACAACGTGTACTTCAAGTTTCCCAGGAACATTCTGGACACACTGGAATATCTTTACATAATCCCATAGAATTTCATCAATCGGGAGCGAACATTCAAAATAAGGCGTTTCTTGTTTGGTTATGAGACAACTCTGTTTTCTTCCATCAAGATGAAGAGCTGTTTTCCACCTTTTTCCATCATTCTTATTTCCATAATCGACGTCGCTAACTACTCCATAATCCTGAGTTCGATATCTGATCATTGGCATCGCAAAATCCCAAAGGCTTGTTCCCACCAGTTCATAATTACCATCTTCGTCCTGATAATTTTCTACGATGCCATATAAAGGATTAAAATGATAAACAATATTTTTATTAACATAACAACCATATCCCAGCAAAACCTGCTCTGTTGCCCCATAATGAAAGCATATAGGTGCTCTAAAAACTTTCTTGAATAATTCTATCTGTTCGAGTTTAACCTCTTCAGAAGCCAGAAATATACCCTTAACCCTTATTGTAATATTATGTTCTTTTAGATATAATGCTAAACGCTCTGCAGACGAAGGATAAGAATGTATAAACTCAGGGCTAAAATCTTTGATTTTCTCAACTATTTTCTCTAGCCATTTCTCATTCAAATGAGGAGGAGAAACCAGTAACCTTCGCCCTATTATTTGATAGGGAGGCATTTCTGGAGAAACAACTGAATTTGCTCCCATTCGGAGGATTTTTGATTTTCTGCTATATCCATAATAACTCCACATATGATCAATGAATGCTCTTTCTATCTGCAATTCTTCAAGGGTTCTCCATACTTTAATTACATCACCGGTAGACCCCCCACTGGCGGCACAATATAAAGTATGCTTGTTGATCCAGTCAGAAATGAAATCCTCAGGATGCTTTATTATTTCGTCCTTGGTAAGCAAAGGAAATTTTCTGAGGACTTCCAGAGCATTAACCGGTTCCACCTCATTAGCACTGATTGGAACACAGTCTCGATAGTAAGGAACGTTCAGAAGAGCATTTCTTAAAACTTTTGCAAGCAGTTCTCTTTGAGTATTTTCTACAAAAGAGCTTTTTTCATCAAATACTTCTGGATTTTGCATTAATTCAATAATCTTGAAGTAGCCCTTACTCATAACAAGTGACTGAGGAGCCGTTTCATAAAGTATATAGTAAAGGTCTTTAAGTTTTTTTCTTATAGGAGAAGGAAGGTTTTCAAAAAGATTGCAATTTGCCATATCTACTATATCCCCCATTATCAGAAAACCCCATAAATACTCAAAAAAATAGGACTTAAATTAGTTTTACAGGTCCCCCAGACATAACATGTTCTGCAGCTTTCAATGTTGAAACTGTTGTCAGAACATTCTCTTCAAAACTATACTTTGAAGGTCCCTGCTTCACCATCTTAAAAAAATTCTCAAGCTCATTTTTATGTCCTTTTTCAGTAATCAACCTTTTATTAATCTGTGTACATTTCCCATCTTTCACGAGTTTAAGTTGTTTGAAATCTGTAATTGCTCCAACCATTCCATCTGCAAAGAATTCAGCATGTTCTTTCGATACCGAACTGTCTCCATGAGTTGTATATATCAAGGTTCCGATTGAGCCGTCCTCAAACGCAATTGTTATTGAAACGTTTTCGTTGTCTTCTGGAGTCTTGACTTGTGACTCTATTTTCCTGGCATACACCTCAACTGGAGAAGAACCTATGATAAACTGCATAAAATCAATGAAGTGGCAGCATTCCGTAATAATTCGGCTTCCGCCTTCTGACTCATCATATACCCAGTGATCTTTTGGTATGGATTCGGCATTTACACGATAGTAGGCCACCATGGATTGAGAACGATTTTTAAAGAAATCTTTTAATTTTACCCCGAGTTCAGAATAGCGTCTGTTGAAACCAACCATAATAAACCCTCCGTTCTCTTTTTTAGCTTCTATGATTGCGTTTAATTCTTCTTCGTTCAGGGCAAGAGGTTTTTCCACAAGCACATTTTTCTTGTTTTTAAGAGCTTCAATTACAAGAGAAGCATGCAGGCTGTTTCTGGTCACAATGCTAACACAGTTTATTTCAGGATCTGATAAAATCTTATGATAATCAGAAGTGCAGTATTCGAAACCGTATTTTTTGGCAACGGATTCACAGCTAAGCCCACTTGCAGCCGAGAGACCTTTCAATTTAACGCCTTTTATTTTTGAAAGGTTTGGGAGAAGGATGCTTGTTGCAAAGATCCCTGCACCTATAACTCCCAAAACCGGTGAGAAGCTTTCGCTTATTGCAGATACCGGCCCGGGACTTTTCAGGATAACCTTATCTTCTATTCTTTTATCTGTATCGTACTTGAGGACGAGTCCAAGGTAGGGTTTTCTCTCTTTTATGATGTTATAAGCTTCTGGAGCCTGCTCTATTTCATACTCATGTGTGATTATTGGTTCCATTGAGATTTTCTTCATAGAGATGAGATCAAGAAAAGCTTGCATATTCCTGTTTTCGGTCCAGCGGACGTATGGTGCTGGGTAGTCCTGGCCGTATTCCTCGTAGTTTCGGTCATATCGGCCCGGACCGTATGACCTTGAAATCCGCATTTCGAGTTCTTTATTATAATATTCTTCTCTAGGAATGTCCATTCCAACAAGACCCACAATCACCACTTTTCCGCGTTCACGAGTAATTTTTCCGGCAAAGTCTACGGGATCGTTTGATCTGGTAGCCGCTGTTATTATTGTAGAATCTGCGCCAATTCCACGAGAAAATTGCTTTATTCTCTCTTCAAGGTTAGGGGAATTTCTCGAGTAAGAAAGATCAGCTCCAAGTTCACGTGCGAGATTTACTTTGGATTCATCGAGATCAACCCCAAAAACTCTGCACCCGGAAGCTTTGAGGATTTGTAAGGTAATAAGACCGATAAGACCAAGACCGATCACAACAATGTTTTCTCCGATTTTTACATCAGCGTTGCGAACACCCTGCATGGCAATCGAACCAACGGTTGTGAAACAGGCATTTTTAAAATCAACATTTTCAGGGACTTTTGCACAGAGATTTCTCGGAACAAAGACAACATCTGCATGGTTTGCATAGCCTGCACCCGCACAGGCAACTCTATCTCCTGGTTTTATATCTTTAATATCTTCGCTTACAGAAATTACAGTGCCTGCAGAGCTGTACCCGAGGGGCTCTCTTTTCTCAAGCCTTCCCATAGCCTGCTGGAAAGCTGATATCGGCCCGTCTTGCTTTGCTTTATTGATCACTTTCATTGCAAGGTCCGGACGTGCACGGGCTTTTCCAATCAGAGATTTGTCTGCAAGATCCACAACTCCAGATTCTGTGCCTGCACTGATTACGGAATAATGGTTCCTTACAAGTACACCGCTGCCTTTTATTGTAGGGATGGGGACTTCTTCAACTGTCAAATCCCCATCTTTCAGATTAAGGACAACCTGTTTCATTAATGAATCTCCAAGTAATTTGTGAAGTTAGCTTTGATTTTTAGATCCTCTTGATATCGAATAACTCAAACAATCCAGTACTTCCGAGGTCATGAAGAGGTCAGGAAAATTATTATCCGGTTCTATAGTACTTGACTCAATTCCCAAGATACCCGAAAGCAGGTTGAACATTTCTGGATTCACTGAATTTGAAAACCTGCGTCTGGAAAATTGTCTGTACATACCATATCCAAATCTGAAGAGCCTGTGGCTGAGAGGGTAATTTCCTATGTTTGCGGTATTAAATGTTGTAAAAATAGAAGCAGGAAAACTTATCATCGAAGCGTTTTCCCAGCGGTTTACAATGTCTTTGACATTTAATCCAAGTACATTCAGAGCTTTTTCTGCATTTTCCGAATAAGTGGAATTCCATTTTGTCCCATAAATGAAGCAGGGGATAGAAAAAGCATAGGCTCCGCTTAAATAGTAGGCAAACATAAGACCACTTCTGGACCAGTCAAATTTACCATCAGGAAATTGAACAGATGCAAGCCATTTAATCCCCTTTTCGAATTCATGGTCAAGCCAGCCATTATCAAGGGAATCTATAATCTTTAGCAGATAATACAGGGTTACACCCTGGTAATGGATGCAGGGAATGTTCAGGCAGTACTGGTAGTTGCCTTTTTTTTCATTCGTATAAGGGAATGCCCCATCGGAAAACTGGCACTTGCAGATGTGCTCTGCTGCGGTCTTTGCAGCATCAAGACATTCTGAGTCAGAAAACATTTTTCCGAACTTTGCAAGAAACGCCCCACATGTGGCATCCACATTGAGGTGGTCTCCTGTATAAACGGAAGATTTTTTAAAATAGCCTGGAGATATCTGGTTTTCCAGCACAAAGTCTCTTGCCTGGAAGGCCGCCATTTTTAGGCGTTCATTTTTCAGGAGCAGGTAGCCGTCAACAAGGGCCTCACCGACAATAGAGGTAATAAGAGCAGAAGGGTGATTATAATTGACGTGCACTTCATTCCAGGAGCCGTCAGAATTCTGTTTATCCAGCAGCCAGTTCAAGAGTTTTTCGATA
This window of the Methanosarcina mazei S-6 genome carries:
- a CDS encoding flavodoxin family protein, which produces MKIVGISSSPRGKNSNTLKLLDAALEGAEEAGAEVESIDVAKMKIKFCIACDKCHKTGECSIKDDFSALLTKLLEADGVIWSSPNYITNVTAQLKTVFDRCPLVIHEQLFDGKYSMSLTTAGGNEIDFILDIMNNFMIQCGGKAIGGVGCSMYLGPEAVETAIEKSREMGKDLVEAIKEKRQYPEQEARQKAWKEGFKYSILANKEHWTHNCDYWMEKGWIKE
- a CDS encoding IS1634-like element ISMma4 family transposase; amino-acid sequence: MAEKNSSRRVESSLKRTRFLGHLGLMAGVFRELEVDKLIDEKLPKERNHNVPHSVCILAMVLNGLGFIGQRLYLFPDFFKNVSTERLFGDGIIKEDLNQYAIGETLDRIVKYGPTKLFTEIALHIMARLPIPVHCLHADTTSVSVFGDYDDEETESIDITFGIPKNGRWDLKQFVLSLIVNQHGIPLFMNTHSGNASDKNTILEAITSLKSVLRPESKVYYVADSSFYTDNNIQNIGTSFWISRVPATITEAKELLAANLNLQKLKSDERYSFYQTFVEYGGIKQKWVLLLSHKMKEKKEGTFRTKLDKEVEKAEKSFKKLKVEDFFCEEDALKAAEKWIQDFPSVSFEKVDVKSIKKRESGKKGRPSKDEELKTYFRIDGIIKVNDAFVLKEMEKMGLFILASNDISLSPEEMLKYYKGQDNVEKGFRFLKSDTFSISKVYLKKKGRIEALTMIMVLCLMIYSIAEWKLRIKLETENETVPDQKGKPTKRPTMRWIFFKFQGITELISQKKGKMKSEILNMEEIHWKILSLMGEKYENIYL
- a CDS encoding DUF3006 domain-containing protein, whose product is MENFKVTLDRIEDCTAVLLLRDDESIKIDVPLFLLPRESKEGDILNVSIERDVQETEAAKERVSALLEKLKNKNKGAE
- a CDS encoding MBL fold metallo-hydrolase; protein product: MTKSGKKSGNSLLRWIFGIIFVIIVIVGINAGLKDDQAAEEPLQGAQQAGEENLADTQVHAEETESNQEESNQDSGPEENNLTDNGPVTRENPGIGNLTVHFIDVGQGDSILLEYNGKTMLVDAGERDKGKVVTAYLQDQGISGIDYVVATHPHSDHIGGMNEVLNSFQVKHFVDSGFPHTSKTYENMLTTIDEKDIPFEVAEEGKEIEFDPAVDVEILNPGQEYSDDLNENSIVLKVSYGETSFLLMGDAGLETEEKLMGGGYDLDSDILKAGHHASRSGSGEAFISSVSPGISIIEVGAGNDYGHPHEEVLERLQKASRVYRTDLDGTIAVTTDGSTCTVITQKTGSEKVVTGTGTSENGADSPSIPIITRETESEEVKSEEAGEPGTGTISSSADHAVYVSDLNLKDEWIEITNRDASPVLLEGWKIEDEGSKHTYTFSSYTLSSQAAVTLYTGMGTDTSAKLYWGSESPVWNNDGDTAYLYDNSGNLISELER
- a CDS encoding CapA family protein encodes the protein MSLLELYAVGDICLQTKGAVHPFRNMMEIFKNRDILFGNLEVVLSDEGKKAKKAFVLNAPPENVKFLKEAQFNVLNIANNHILDLGVSGFRNTIDLLKENNLRFIGAGSDSSVSNFLIVEKNGLKQE
- a CDS encoding phenylacetate--CoA ligase family protein produces the protein MGDIVDMANCNLFENLPSPIRKKLKDLYYILYETAPQSLVMSKGYFKIIELMQNPEVFDEKSSFVENTQRELLAKVLRNALLNVPYYRDCVPISANEVEPVNALEVLRKFPLLTKDEIIKHPEDFISDWINKHTLYCAASGGSTGDVIKVWRTLEELQIERAFIDHMWSYYGYSRKSKILRMGANSVVSPEMPPYQIIGRRLLVSPPHLNEKWLEKIVEKIKDFSPEFIHSYPSSAERLALYLKEHNITIRVKGIFLASEEVKLEQIELFKKVFRAPICFHYGATEQVLLGYGCYVNKNIVYHFNPLYGIVENYQDEDGNYELVGTSLWDFAMPMIRYRTQDYGVVSDVDYGNKNDGKRWKTALHLDGRKQSCLITKQETPYFECSLPIDEILWDYVKIFQCVQNVPGKLEVHVVPNEKYSDEIEQKIITSLEEEFSEWFDLEYFKVNDIPLTKSGKRRLVVVNHDFNQKD
- a CDS encoding bi-domain-containing oxidoreductase, encoding MKQVVLNLKDGDLTVEEVPIPTIKGSGVLVRNHYSVISAGTESGVVDLADKSLIGKARARPDLAMKVINKAKQDGPISAFQQAMGRLEKREPLGYSSAGTVISVSEDIKDIKPGDRVACAGAGYANHADVVFVPRNLCAKVPENVDFKNACFTTVGSIAMQGVRNADVKIGENIVVIGLGLIGLITLQILKASGCRVFGVDLDESKVNLARELGADLSYSRNSPNLEERIKQFSRGIGADSTIITAATRSNDPVDFAGKITRERGKVVIVGLVGMDIPREEYYNKELEMRISRSYGPGRYDRNYEEYGQDYPAPYVRWTENRNMQAFLDLISMKKISMEPIITHEYEIEQAPEAYNIIKERKPYLGLVLKYDTDKRIEDKVILKSPGPVSAISESFSPVLGVIGAGIFATSILLPNLSKIKGVKLKGLSAASGLSCESVAKKYGFEYCTSDYHKILSDPEINCVSIVTRNSLHASLVIEALKNKKNVLVEKPLALNEEELNAIIEAKKENGGFIMVGFNRRYSELGVKLKDFFKNRSQSMVAYYRVNAESIPKDHWVYDESEGGSRIITECCHFIDFMQFIIGSSPVEVYARKIESQVKTPEDNENVSITIAFEDGSIGTLIYTTHGDSSVSKEHAEFFADGMVGAITDFKQLKLVKDGKCTQINKRLITEKGHKNELENFFKMVKQGPSKYSFEENVLTTVSTLKAAEHVMSGGPVKLI
- a CDS encoding prenyltransferase/squalene oxidase repeat-containing protein, with product MRDLNNRMYSLISETIQKGILPNQKVEGNLAYTVDPVYGIIRNRVNAECVKTLIRINGLRGSEYTDHIEKLLNWLLDKQNSDGSWNEVHVNYNHPSALITSIVGEALVDGYLLLKNERLKMAAFQARDFVLENQISPGYFKKSSVYTGDHLNVDATCGAFLAKFGKMFSDSECLDAAKTAAEHICKCQFSDGAFPYTNEKKGNYQYCLNIPCIHYQGVTLYYLLKIIDSLDNGWLDHEFEKGIKWLASVQFPDGKFDWSRSGLMFAYYLSGAYAFSIPCFIYGTKWNSTYSENAEKALNVLGLNVKDIVNRWENASMISFPASIFTTFNTANIGNYPLSHRLFRFGYGMYRQFSRRRFSNSVNPEMFNLLSGILGIESSTIEPDNNFPDLFMTSEVLDCLSYSISRGSKNQS